A genome region from Camelus ferus isolate YT-003-E chromosome 25, BCGSAC_Cfer_1.0, whole genome shotgun sequence includes the following:
- the OTUD6B gene encoding deubiquitinase OTUD6B isoform X3: MIPKDKKAALEKEREERIAEAEVENLTGARHVESEKLAQILAARQLEIKQIPSDGHCMYRAIEDQLKERDCTLTVAALRSRTADYMHSHVEDFLPFLTNPNTGEVYTPEEFGKYCDDTVNTAAWGGQLELRALSHVLRTPIEIIQADSPPIVVGEEYPKKPLILVYMRHAYGLGEHYNSVTRLVHTAAGNCS; this comes from the exons GACAAAAAAGCTGCATTGGAAAAGGAACGGGAAGAAAGGATAGCTGAAGCTGAAGTTGAGAATTTAACAGGAGCTAGACACGTAGAAAGCGAAAAACTTGCTCAAATATTGGCAGCAAGGCAGTTGGAAATTAAACAGATTCCATCTGATGGCCACTGTATGTACAGAGCCATTGAAGACCAGCTGAAAGAAAGGGACTGCACCCTGACTGTGGCTGCCCTGAGGAGCCGAACTGCCGACTACATGCACAGCCATGTGGAGGACTTCCTCCCGTTTTTAACAAACCCTAACACAGGAGAGGTATATACTCCAG AAGAGTTTGGAAAGTACTGTGATGATACTGTAAACACAGCCGCATGGGGAGGCCAGCTTGAG CTAAGAGCCCTGTCTCACGTCTTACGAACACCAATAGAGATAATACAGGCAGATTCTCCTCCCATTGTAGTTGGTGAAGAATATCCCAAAAAGCCATTAATACTTGT ATACATGAGACATGCGTACGGCTTAGGAGAACACTACAATTCTGTTACACGGCTGGTGCACACAGCTGCTGGAAACTGCAGCTAG